The proteins below come from a single Bacteroidota bacterium genomic window:
- a CDS encoding SBBP repeat-containing protein — MKKLFLLLSVIFLSRIVNSQNWYWARASSGSSVQLATGVAVDGSGNVYVTGFFDGGSITFGTTTVTSAGNRDIFLVKYSPCGNVLWAKSFGGASYDASWSVATDASGNVFVTGYIEGTANFGSVTLTPGGTNPNVFLVKCNPAGVVQWAKNSSGSAPIPPGTLVDNQGHCVSTDAAGNSYITGWFATTNITFAPTTLVNASSSGVPYEVFVVKYDAAGNMVWAKSAQGTQNDFGNSIAADNFGNVYVTGSHMTTINFGNTSLVNSTFNSDMFLVKYDASTGSDLWSTKGIPNNASGPTEIGQTVATDAPGNIYVGGQYSSPYIIFGTDTLFNSQTSFPMTYDYFIAKYNSAGAAQWAKSGGSASGN; from the coding sequence ATGAAAAAATTATTTTTACTCTTATCCGTTATTTTTCTTTCACGCATTGTAAATTCCCAAAACTGGTACTGGGCGCGTGCAAGTTCGGGCAGCAGCGTTCAACTGGCAACGGGCGTTGCGGTGGACGGTTCGGGAAATGTTTATGTTACCGGTTTTTTTGATGGCGGCTCCATCACTTTCGGAACAACCACCGTTACTTCTGCGGGCAACCGAGATATTTTCCTTGTAAAATATTCTCCCTGCGGAAATGTGCTCTGGGCGAAAAGTTTCGGAGGCGCGAGTTACGATGCAAGCTGGTCGGTTGCCACCGATGCCAGCGGAAATGTTTTTGTAACCGGATACATTGAAGGCACGGCAAACTTCGGTTCAGTCACGCTCACACCGGGCGGAACCAACCCGAATGTTTTCCTGGTGAAATGCAATCCGGCAGGCGTTGTGCAGTGGGCGAAAAATTCTTCGGGCAGCGCGCCAATTCCTCCCGGAACACTTGTGGATAATCAGGGGCATTGCGTTTCCACCGATGCCGCGGGCAATTCCTACATCACCGGCTGGTTCGCCACTACGAATATCACTTTTGCTCCCACTACACTTGTAAATGCTTCGTCAAGCGGAGTTCCCTATGAAGTTTTCGTGGTGAAGTACGATGCTGCGGGAAATATGGTGTGGGCGAAAAGCGCGCAGGGAACACAAAATGATTTTGGAAATTCCATCGCGGCAGATAATTTTGGAAATGTATATGTAACCGGCTCGCACATGACCACTATCAACTTCGGAAACACTTCTCTCGTCAATTCTACTTTCAACAGCGATATGTTTCTCGTGAAATACGATGCGTCAACCGGCTCAGACCTCTGGTCAACAAAAGGAATTCCGAACAACGCAAGCGGTCCCACTGAAATCGGACAGACAGTTGCAACGGACGCTCCGGGAAATATTTATGTGGGCGGACAATATAGTTCTCCTTATATTATTTTCGGAACCGATACGCTCTTCAATTCGCAGACCTCTTTCCCCATGACCTATGATTATTTCATAGCGAAATATAATTCAGCGGGCGCAGCGCAGTGGGCGAAGTCAGGCGGAAGCGCATCGGGAAATTAA
- a CDS encoding gliding motility-associated C-terminal domain-containing protein translates to MKGVYLTGTFTSPSITIGTNTLFKTGASDPMFIAEYDVSGNVLCATSLDNGVPDYDNIMDIATDSFGQMFLAGDYAKNPLIIGSNSLPLTGTYNSFSAKFTCGPPLPYAQLSASVTATSAACSSPNGSATATATGGSSPYTFQWSNSQTAQTATGLAAGNYTVTITDANGCSVSSTATITAAASPTVAVSSSPASCSSPTGSATATVSGGNSPYTYNWSSGATTSAATNLSAGNYSVTVTDNSGCTATATVSVSAIGAPTVTATFSNPLCNAGTNGTATATVNGGSSPYTFSWSSGQTTSVATNLSAGNYSVTVTDNSGCSSTQTVMLTQPNAISVSPSSTANTSCVSPNGSATANASGGTSPFTYSWSNGGTTSQISNLTSQIYSVTITDNNGCTATQTVSVAGPTLPTISISGNANITSGQSITISTSASGGNPSYTYAWSPSTGLSCISCANAVATLTETTTYCILITDANGCSDSSCITINVEIPCKGIYVPNAFSPNTDNENDFFRVYFGNILCVKEFKMVVYDRWGEKVFTTADAAFMWDGMYNGTLMQSGVFTYYMYARFDNGDEVNKKGNVTLLK, encoded by the coding sequence TTGAAGGGAGTTTACCTCACCGGAACTTTCACTTCTCCTTCCATCACCATTGGAACGAACACGCTTTTCAAAACAGGCGCATCCGACCCCATGTTCATTGCCGAATACGATGTTTCAGGAAATGTTCTCTGCGCCACTTCGCTCGACAACGGTGTGCCCGATTACGATAACATCATGGACATTGCCACGGATTCTTTCGGGCAAATGTTTCTTGCCGGTGACTACGCGAAGAATCCTTTAATCATCGGTTCAAATTCCCTTCCTCTAACCGGAACTTACAATTCGTTCTCTGCCAAATTCACTTGCGGTCCTCCGCTTCCTTATGCGCAATTATCGGCAAGCGTAACTGCAACCTCTGCCGCCTGTTCTTCTCCGAATGGAAGCGCCACTGCAACCGCAACGGGAGGAAGTTCGCCTTATACTTTTCAGTGGAGTAATTCGCAAACCGCGCAAACTGCTACCGGGCTTGCTGCAGGAAATTACACCGTAACAATTACCGATGCCAACGGATGCAGTGTTTCATCCACTGCCACCATTACCGCAGCCGCATCTCCGACAGTTGCTGTATCATCATCTCCTGCAAGTTGTTCTTCTCCTACAGGAAGCGCAACTGCAACGGTGAGCGGAGGAAATTCTCCTTATACCTATAATTGGTCATCGGGCGCAACCACTTCTGCCGCCACCAATCTTTCCGCAGGAAATTATTCTGTTACCGTAACGGATAATTCAGGATGCACGGCAACTGCAACTGTTTCCGTGAGCGCGATTGGCGCGCCAACAGTTACCGCTACTTTTTCAAATCCCTTGTGCAACGCGGGAACAAACGGGACTGCAACAGCAACGGTGAACGGAGGAAGTTCTCCTTATACTTTTTCATGGAGCAGCGGGCAGACAACTTCCGTTGCCACCAATCTTTCCGCAGGAAATTATTCTGTTACTGTAACAGATAATTCAGGATGTTCGTCAACACAAACCGTAATGCTCACGCAGCCCAATGCTATTTCTGTTTCCCCTTCTTCAACTGCAAACACAAGTTGTGTTTCACCGAATGGAAGCGCGACTGCAAATGCAAGCGGAGGAACAAGCCCGTTTACTTATTCATGGAGCAATGGCGGAACAACTTCTCAAATCTCAAATCTCACTTCTCAAATCTATTCCGTAACAATCACAGACAATAACGGCTGCACGGCAACGCAAACGGTTTCAGTTGCGGGACCAACACTTCCCACAATTTCCATTTCAGGAAATGCAAACATTACATCAGGGCAAAGCATAACAATTTCTACTAGTGCGAGTGGAGGAAATCCTTCCTATACTTATGCGTGGAGTCCTTCAACTGGATTGTCCTGCATTTCTTGTGCGAACGCTGTTGCAACTCTAACTGAAACTACAACCTATTGCATTTTGATTACAGATGCGAACGGTTGTTCCGATAGTTCCTGTATAACCATCAATGTTGAAATTCCCTGCAAAGGGATTTATGTGCCCAACGCTTTTTCTCCCAATACAGATAATGAAAATGATTTCTTCCGCGTTTACTTCGGAAATATTTTATGCGTGAAAGAATTCAAAATGGTTGTGTATGACCGATGGGGAGAAAAAGTGTTTACTACCGCTGATGCCGCATTTATGTGGGATGGAATGTACAATGGGACGCTGATGCAATCCGGTGTCTTTACCTATTATATGTATGCCCGCTTTGATAACGGAGATGAAGTGAACAAAAAAGGAAATGTGACTCTGCTAAAATAA
- a CDS encoding T9SS type A sorting domain-containing protein, giving the protein MNFTKTISAVSILSFYLGALQSFSQSPDWAQNVAPILYNKCTSCHHSGGIAPFPLITYTDAQPWTSLIQADVQSGKMPPWVPDTTYRHYVHERVLSQQEINTIVTWVNNGVPSGNLSLAPTPPVYNNGSFLGTPDLKLTIPLYTSVASTNDKYQCFSLPTNFPQDRFIRAIEVIPGNKQIVHHVVVFEDTVNTVMIPTVDTSCNLSTTKILSVYVPGATPAIFPNGANVKMGMRLSAGATIRAQIHYPRNTAGQQDSTSVNIFFYPLNTSGIREIYADFLLGNWNLAIPPDSTKIYTARYPDTTTTPVDYSLLSVFPHMHLIGKEIESYSVGPMNDTTKFVKINNWNFHWQDFYSFKKIIKLPAGSTLHSRGLYDNTVNNPNNPNSPPQLVVAGEQTTDEMFLVAFQYLPYQSGDENISLDTLLNPPTAMSEIPTSNFSCYAFPNPTSREIAFQYYLDYPSIVKINFYDELGKKIKSLSENQSGGTRQIIWNIKDENENKLSSGVYFYKIETENKTSSGKIIIQH; this is encoded by the coding sequence ATGAATTTTACAAAAACTATTTCCGCAGTTTCAATTCTGAGTTTTTATCTCGGAGCGCTTCAAAGTTTTTCTCAGTCACCTGACTGGGCGCAGAATGTTGCTCCTATATTATATAACAAATGCACAAGCTGTCATCACTCGGGAGGAATTGCTCCGTTCCCTTTGATAACTTATACAGACGCTCAGCCCTGGACTTCTCTCATTCAGGCAGATGTACAGAGCGGGAAAATGCCCCCGTGGGTTCCTGATACAACCTACAGACATTACGTTCATGAGCGGGTGTTGTCTCAGCAGGAAATAAATACAATTGTAACATGGGTGAATAACGGAGTGCCTTCAGGAAATCTTTCTCTTGCTCCAACTCCTCCTGTTTACAACAATGGTTCTTTTCTTGGAACTCCTGATTTAAAGTTGACGATTCCTCTCTATACAAGTGTTGCGTCAACCAACGATAAGTATCAGTGTTTTTCCTTGCCTACAAATTTTCCACAGGACAGATTTATCAGGGCAATTGAAGTTATTCCCGGTAATAAACAGATTGTTCATCACGTAGTGGTTTTTGAAGACACGGTGAATACAGTTATGATTCCAACCGTAGATACTTCATGTAATTTATCGACTACAAAAATCCTAAGTGTGTATGTCCCCGGTGCAACACCCGCTATTTTTCCGAACGGAGCAAATGTGAAAATGGGAATGCGACTTTCAGCCGGTGCCACTATCCGGGCGCAGATTCATTACCCGAGAAACACGGCAGGACAGCAGGACAGCACCTCTGTAAATATTTTTTTCTATCCTTTAAACACAAGCGGAATAAGAGAAATTTACGCTGATTTTTTGCTCGGCAATTGGAACCTCGCCATTCCTCCCGATTCCACAAAAATTTATACCGCACGCTATCCTGACACAACCACAACTCCTGTGGATTATTCCTTGCTCTCGGTTTTTCCGCACATGCATCTGATAGGGAAAGAAATTGAATCGTATTCAGTCGGTCCGATGAATGACACCACCAAGTTTGTAAAAATTAATAATTGGAATTTTCACTGGCAGGATTTTTACAGTTTCAAAAAAATAATAAAACTTCCGGCTGGAAGCACACTTCATTCACGCGGGCTATATGATAACACAGTAAACAATCCGAATAATCCGAACTCTCCGCCTCAATTGGTAGTCGCAGGTGAACAAACCACTGATGAAATGTTTTTGGTTGCATTTCAGTATTTGCCTTATCAGTCGGGCGATGAAAATATTTCTCTTGATACATTGCTTAATCCTCCAACTGCCATGAGTGAAATTCCTACTTCCAATTTTTCCTGCTACGCTTTTCCGAATCCTACTTCACGGGAAATAGCTTTTCAGTATTATTTAGATTATCCTTCTATTGTGAAAATTAATTTTTATGACGAACTTGGAAAAAAAATAAAATCTCTTTCTGAAAATCAAAGCGGAGGAACAAGGCAAATCATTTGGAACATAAAAGATGAAAATGAAAATAAATTGTCAAGCGGAGTTTACTTCTATAAAATAGAAACGGAAAATAAAACTTCTTCGGGAAAAATTATTATACAACATTAA
- a CDS encoding T9SS type A sorting domain-containing protein: protein MKKYLWLCILIISEFTFYFFLFSYVCFAQTSIAVGGYMHSVIAAPNGACGWGNGGTGRIGYGGTANPIATPTAVVLPAGKTVTKVAAGKETTFFLMNDGTVYGCGANDVGQLGTGNTTQQNTPIQIGAGNTYTDIACGQDQDHCLLLRNDGTVWGLGRNADGELGTGDISASCISSPCTCVSTNCEWAPKQVVGVGGVGFLTGITNIFAGAYQSFAIKSDGTVYGWGNNSSGQLGDGTTTSPRTSPIQVSITATVTKIIVGAAHTLFLKNDGTVWACGDNGVSSTCGFLVPYDRNGNLALASITSGALVIGAQYSIKTYNAGDNFSNVAGSIYGTINTSCCEFTAIGTTPTSYAAGSLLAIMNTPTPMQCNDLPAGTWIDIAAGSGYSLFVRNDNTVWGSGTNTYGQLATGTTATKKSPVQLGSPSLLSGITQVAASRGNSTSLFYNGTTKILYSVGYNADGQLGDGTTGNDVGCTQCRWKQVQVVGSPGSCVATILQVELISFNAACKNGTVVCDWSTASEINNDYFEIEKSSEGKNFEPIGKIKGAGNSSTEKNYSFTDETPYSTNQSINQSANFYRLKQTDYDGRNNYYGPISVNCSLPDEWNLILQNFFSEDELKGTLVTPENSDIKISIVDLQGRIIKEENLQGQKGSIFFKMELNNIAKGLYIIKADFNKKEIAKKFINL from the coding sequence ATGAAAAAATATTTATGGCTCTGCATCCTGATTATATCGGAATTCACTTTTTATTTTTTTCTTTTCAGCTATGTGTGCTTTGCTCAAACATCGATTGCTGTTGGAGGATATATGCACTCGGTTATTGCTGCGCCTAACGGTGCATGCGGCTGGGGAAATGGCGGAACAGGAAGAATTGGGTACGGAGGAACAGCCAATCCAATTGCTACACCTACTGCAGTTGTTCTTCCCGCAGGAAAAACGGTTACAAAAGTGGCTGCCGGAAAAGAAACCACTTTTTTTCTTATGAATGATGGCACCGTATATGGCTGCGGAGCAAATGATGTTGGTCAATTAGGCACAGGCAATACTACACAGCAAAATACTCCCATACAAATAGGAGCGGGAAATACATATACTGATATTGCTTGCGGGCAAGACCAAGACCACTGCCTTCTTCTAAGAAATGACGGAACGGTTTGGGGATTAGGGCGAAATGCCGATGGTGAATTAGGCACCGGAGATATCTCTGCGTCCTGCATCTCCAGCCCCTGCACCTGCGTTAGTACTAATTGCGAGTGGGCACCCAAGCAAGTAGTAGGAGTTGGAGGTGTGGGTTTTTTAACAGGTATTACAAATATTTTTGCAGGAGCATATCAATCTTTTGCTATTAAAAGTGATGGAACTGTTTACGGCTGGGGAAATAATTCATCCGGCCAGTTAGGAGATGGAACGACTACAAGCCCAAGAACATCGCCTATTCAGGTTTCAATAACCGCTACTGTTACAAAGATTATCGTGGGTGCTGCTCACACACTCTTTCTAAAAAATGACGGCACGGTTTGGGCTTGCGGTGATAATGGAGTTTCTTCCACTTGCGGATTCCTTGTTCCGTACGATAGGAATGGAAATTTAGCCCTTGCATCCATTACTTCAGGAGCATTGGTTATCGGAGCACAGTATTCTATTAAAACTTATAATGCAGGAGATAATTTCAGCAATGTGGCAGGAAGTATTTACGGAACCATTAATACAAGCTGCTGCGAGTTTACTGCTATAGGAACAACTCCTACAAGTTATGCTGCCGGCTCATTATTAGCAATTATGAATACACCCACACCCATGCAATGTAATGATCTTCCTGCTGGAACATGGATTGATATTGCAGCAGGCAGCGGTTATTCTCTTTTTGTCCGCAATGACAATACTGTTTGGGGTTCAGGAACTAATACATACGGACAATTAGCAACCGGAACTACTGCAACAAAAAAAAGTCCTGTGCAGCTCGGCTCGCCTTCTCTTTTGAGCGGCATCACACAAGTTGCGGCATCAAGAGGCAACAGCACTTCTCTTTTTTATAACGGCACTACTAAAATTCTCTATTCTGTGGGATACAATGCAGATGGTCAGTTAGGCGATGGAACAACAGGAAACGATGTTGGTTGTACGCAATGCAGATGGAAACAAGTTCAGGTAGTGGGAAGCCCGGGAAGTTGTGTTGCCACAATTTTGCAGGTTGAACTTATTTCTTTTAATGCTGCGTGCAAAAACGGAACCGTAGTTTGTGATTGGTCAACCGCTTCCGAAATCAATAATGATTATTTTGAAATTGAAAAAAGTTCAGAAGGAAAAAATTTTGAACCGATTGGAAAAATAAAAGGCGCAGGAAATTCTTCCACAGAAAAAAATTATTCTTTCACAGATGAAACTCCCTATTCAACCAATCAGTCAATCAACCAATCAGCCAATTTCTATCGCCTCAAACAAACTGACTATGACGGCAGAAATAATTATTACGGACCGATTTCGGTGAACTGCTCCTTACCTGATGAATGGAATCTGATTTTGCAAAATTTTTTCTCTGAGGATGAATTGAAAGGCACGCTGGTCACTCCTGAAAATTCTGATATAAAAATTTCCATAGTTGATTTACAGGGAAGAATCATCAAAGAGGAAAATTTGCAGGGGCAGAAAGGTTCTATTTTTTTCAAAATGGAATTAAATAATATAGCCAAAGGACTCTATATAATAAAAGCAGATTTCAACAAAAAAGAAATTGCCAAAAAGTTTATTAACCTTTAG
- a CDS encoding gliding motility-associated C-terminal domain-containing protein gives MRTTIAMKKYFFLPTLLFFASLYVFAKNNTWNANPCNQKVFIENKGQFDSESKKILFASSQGGVGLFFKSNGLIYKYVELVPMTEEEKEKIETPAKKNKYVEEESMIKQIPHYLSVEWLNANPNVQTISEEPVSFYYSYGKNTKASAYKKIIYKNLYPNIDAVYEFPEGKEGVKYSLILHPGANPSDVKMKWSGKISSDASGNITIKSSFGNFIDHAPVSYYENGEKIGSSFELAGNIVSFKLQTLNLKLQTIIIDPWTTNPTFNTNNKAYEVAYDNAGNVYAYGAGAAASTPHQLAKFNSAGALQWIYSATSIASYQNDFGDFTVDKNTGNCYVAEQWAGNSGYPTIMQISTNGMLMKSVFYNNTTNKKAVFEFQRLEFNDCNQTIVCGTGGLPNSSGFDNTQAVVFDLNLNTVVNQTSVVSTIDGVDVQLLAIDKYSCCQYGYILTDYNTYTGNKCRLVKMAMAGLSSVWNIPTQHKFAEAYSALYKATPNVGGPCNGAGCSNGYNGIAVSPTYVYTYDSDSICRWDKNSGALVASAHVSSTAPSYSSCWFNSGAIEIHWGGLDVDECDNTYVGVGKAIKVYDLSFNLINTYNLPDTVYDLHLAPNNKLYASGKGFVTEINNTVATSSTTYSVTVSSTPSSGCSACNGTANVVATATVTCGAPPVFSYSWAPGGQTTTAISNLCPGNYTVTVTSNCFPVSTQTVVITGGSIVVATATASPTTCGNNNGSASVTVTTGTAPYTYSWSPSGGTSSAISNLAAGNYTVTVTDAGGCSAIQTVSVAPSTGITATAGPNPTICAGQSATISATGGGTYWWTNGNTNSSIIISPASSTTYSVIVTTNGCTDTASAMVTVNPLPTVTVPNTTICIGGAATLTASGGTSYSWSNGSTSNPISVNPPSTTTYIVVGTNASGCSGSASVTVSVSPPPIASAISATICSGQSAALTASGGGNYLWNTGNTNSSIIVSPTATSNYSVVVSIGSCADTAKATVTVNPAPSVSLGNNQTLCDGQNLTLNAGNTGASYVWSTGETTQTINISSVGNYWVIVAFGNCLAMDTVNTFSAPGISLFDSSLCTTSPIVLDPGSGATSYYWSTGNTTQTISTDTAGTYYVTAMFGNCAATAIANIHGMPGGEGTLYVPNAFTPNGDHLNEIFLAKGEGIVSFNMNIFDRWGNLIFASDDVNKGWDGIIQGGHYTLKKDGQEVSQEDVYVWKINYTTQCFPKKSERMMGHLSLVK, from the coding sequence ATGAGAACAACTATTGCAATGAAAAAATATTTTTTTCTGCCGACATTGTTGTTTTTTGCGAGTTTGTATGTCTTCGCAAAAAATAATACTTGGAATGCCAATCCTTGCAATCAAAAGGTTTTCATAGAAAACAAAGGGCAGTTTGACAGCGAATCAAAAAAAATATTGTTTGCTTCTTCCCAAGGCGGAGTTGGTTTGTTTTTCAAATCAAACGGATTAATTTACAAGTATGTTGAATTAGTTCCAATGACGGAAGAAGAAAAAGAAAAAATAGAAACACCAGCAAAGAAAAATAAATATGTAGAAGAAGAGTCAATGATTAAACAAATTCCCCATTATCTTTCTGTAGAATGGCTGAATGCGAACCCCAATGTCCAAACTATCAGCGAGGAGCCGGTTTCATTTTATTACTCGTATGGAAAAAATACAAAAGCAAGCGCATACAAAAAAATTATTTACAAAAATCTTTATCCAAACATTGATGCAGTGTATGAATTTCCTGAAGGAAAAGAAGGTGTGAAGTATTCTTTGATTCTTCATCCCGGTGCAAATCCTTCGGATGTAAAAATGAAATGGAGCGGCAAAATTTCTTCCGATGCTTCGGGAAACATTACTATTAAATCTTCCTTCGGAAATTTCATTGACCACGCTCCTGTTTCTTATTATGAAAATGGTGAAAAGATTGGTTCGTCTTTTGAATTGGCAGGTAACATCGTTTCGTTCAAACTCCAAACTCTAAACCTCAAACTCCAAACTATTATCATTGACCCTTGGACAACCAATCCCACTTTCAACACGAACAATAAAGCATATGAAGTGGCGTATGACAATGCGGGAAATGTGTATGCGTACGGTGCGGGCGCTGCTGCGAGCACTCCCCATCAACTGGCGAAGTTCAATAGCGCGGGAGCGTTACAATGGATATACAGCGCAACGAGTATTGCGAGTTATCAAAATGATTTCGGAGATTTTACTGTGGATAAAAATACAGGCAACTGTTATGTGGCTGAACAATGGGCTGGCAATTCGGGTTATCCTACGATAATGCAAATTTCAACTAATGGAATGTTAATGAAAAGTGTTTTCTATAATAACACTACAAATAAAAAAGCAGTGTTTGAATTTCAGCGATTGGAATTTAATGATTGCAATCAGACAATTGTGTGCGGCACAGGCGGTCTTCCGAATTCTTCGGGCTTTGATAACACGCAAGCCGTGGTGTTTGATTTAAACCTTAATACAGTAGTTAATCAAACTTCGGTGGTAAGCACTATTGATGGAGTGGATGTGCAATTGTTAGCAATAGATAAATATAGTTGCTGCCAATATGGATATATTCTTACTGACTATAATACGTATACCGGCAATAAATGCCGGTTGGTAAAAATGGCAATGGCTGGATTATCTTCTGTATGGAATATTCCCACGCAGCATAAATTTGCAGAAGCATATAGCGCGCTGTACAAAGCTACTCCGAATGTTGGCGGTCCCTGCAATGGCGCTGGTTGTTCAAACGGCTATAACGGAATTGCCGTGAGCCCGACTTATGTTTATACATATGACAGCGACTCGATTTGCAGATGGGATAAAAACTCAGGCGCATTGGTTGCTTCCGCACATGTTTCGTCCACAGCGCCATCTTACAGTAGCTGTTGGTTTAATAGCGGTGCAATTGAAATTCATTGGGGAGGGCTTGATGTGGATGAATGCGACAACACTTATGTGGGAGTAGGAAAAGCAATTAAAGTTTATGATTTATCTTTCAATCTTATCAACACTTACAATCTTCCCGATACAGTTTATGATTTACACCTCGCTCCGAACAATAAATTATACGCCAGCGGAAAAGGATTTGTAACGGAAATAAATAATACAGTTGCAACGAGCAGCACAACATATTCTGTAACGGTTTCATCCACCCCATCATCAGGATGCAGTGCTTGCAACGGAACTGCAAATGTTGTTGCAACCGCAACTGTAACCTGCGGTGCTCCGCCAGTGTTTTCATATTCTTGGGCGCCCGGAGGGCAAACCACTACTGCGATTTCAAATTTATGTCCGGGAAATTATACTGTAACAGTCACAAGCAATTGCTTTCCTGTCTCCACACAAACTGTTGTAATCACCGGAGGAAGTATTGTGGTGGCAACTGCAACTGCGTCTCCAACCACCTGTGGAAACAATAACGGCTCGGCAAGCGTAACCGTTACTACCGGAACGGCTCCTTACACATACAGTTGGTCGCCATCAGGAGGAACAAGTTCTGCCATTTCAAATCTTGCAGCAGGAAATTATACCGTAACGGTTACCGATGCGGGCGGATGTTCAGCCATTCAAACAGTTTCGGTTGCGCCATCAACAGGAATCACAGCCACTGCAGGACCAAATCCCACAATCTGCGCGGGACAATCGGCAACTATTTCCGCAACGGGAGGCGGAACGTATTGGTGGACGAACGGAAATACAAATTCATCCATTATCATTTCTCCTGCATCAAGCACAACCTATTCAGTAATTGTTACAACGAACGGATGCACGGATACTGCTTCTGCAATGGTAACGGTGAATCCATTGCCGACTGTTACTGTTCCGAATACAACTATTTGTATTGGCGGTGCTGCAACGCTTACTGCCAGTGGGGGAACAAGTTATTCGTGGAGTAATGGTTCAACCTCAAATCCAATTTCTGTTAATCCTCCTTCCACAACTACTTATATAGTTGTGGGAACGAATGCAAGCGGCTGTTCCGGTTCCGCATCCGTAACAGTTTCAGTTTCTCCTCCTCCAATTGCTTCCGCCATATCAGCCACCATTTGTTCAGGGCAAAGCGCAGCGCTCACTGCAAGCGGTGGAGGAAATTATTTGTGGAATACCGGCAATACAAATTCTTCCATCATCGTTTCGCCCACTGCCACTTCAAATTATTCGGTGGTTGTTTCCATCGGCTCGTGTGCCGATACTGCCAAGGCAACAGTAACTGTCAATCCTGCGCCTTCCGTTTCTCTTGGAAATAATCAAACACTTTGTGACGGACAAAATCTTACGCTCAACGCAGGCAATACCGGAGCAAGTTATGTGTGGAGTACAGGCGAAACCACACAGACAATTAATATTTCTTCCGTTGGAAATTATTGGGTGATTGTTGCTTTTGGAAATTGTCTTGCGATGGATACAGTAAATACTTTTTCTGCTCCCGGCATTTCTCTTTTTGATTCTTCGCTTTGCACTACTTCGCCCATTGTTCTTGACCCGGGGAGTGGAGCCACTTCTTATTATTGGTCAACCGGAAATACAACACAAACAATTTCTACCGATACTGCCGGCACTTATTATGTTACCGCAATGTTCGGCAATTGCGCGGCAACAGCCATTGCAAACATTCACGGAATGCCCGGAGGAGAAGGAACATTGTATGTTCCCAACGCATTCACACCGAATGGCGACCATCTGAATGAAATTTTTCTGGCGAAGGGAGAAGGAATTGTTTCTTTCAATATGAATATTTTTGACCGATGGGGAAATTTAATTTTTGCTTCAGATGATGTGAACAAAGGGTGGGATGGAATCATTCAAGGCGGGCATTATACTCTAAAAAAAGATGGACAGGAAGTTTCGCAGGAAGACGTTTACGTTTGGAAAATAAATTATACCACGCAATGTTTTCCGAAAAAATCTGAGAGAATGATGGGGCATTTGTCTTTAGTAAAATAG